One genomic segment of Pseudomonadota bacterium includes these proteins:
- the guaA gene encoding glutamine-hydrolyzing GMP synthase yields the protein MKPDIHAEKILILDFGSQYTQLIARRVRESKVYCEIYPYNMTADQVKTFAPAGIVLSGGPSSTYGDKAPHLEAAILELNIPVLGICYGMQEMVVQLGGKVEKTREREFGQAEMTSTGHPDALLAGLDFPQPVWMSHGDKVTGLPSGFHAIARTDNAPVAAISDPARRFWGVQFHPEVVHTPSGRQILKNFTFSVCGCHGLWTMKSFIDRNVEDIRNLVGDEKVICGLSGGVDSSVVAMLLHRAIGDQLICVFVNNGVLRKDEAEEVQQLFGEKLKLNLSYVDASERFLSRLDGVMDPEAKRKIIGNEFIRVFEEEAGKLGKIRFLAQGTLYPDVIESVSFKGPSAVIKSHHNVGGLPERMHMELIEPLRELFKDEGREVGWELGLPEQMIKRQPFPGPGLAIRIIGAVTPERLEILREADSIVLEEITRAGLYDEIWQAFAVLVPVKTVGVMGDERTYEKVIAIRAITSVDGMTADWARLPHDLLGRLSNRIINEVHGVNRVVYDISSKPPGTIEWE from the coding sequence ATGAAGCCAGACATTCATGCTGAAAAAATTCTCATTTTAGACTTTGGTTCCCAGTATACCCAGCTTATTGCCCGAAGGGTTCGTGAAAGCAAAGTATATTGTGAGATTTATCCTTATAATATGACTGCCGATCAGGTCAAAACCTTCGCTCCCGCAGGGATTGTCCTTTCCGGTGGGCCATCAAGTACCTATGGTGATAAAGCTCCGCATCTTGAAGCGGCCATCCTGGAGTTGAACATCCCGGTTCTGGGCATCTGTTACGGCATGCAGGAAATGGTGGTTCAACTGGGTGGAAAAGTGGAAAAAACCAGGGAGCGGGAATTCGGTCAGGCAGAGATGACATCAACTGGCCATCCGGATGCCCTGCTGGCTGGATTGGATTTTCCACAGCCGGTCTGGATGAGTCATGGGGATAAAGTTACCGGTTTGCCATCAGGTTTTCACGCTATTGCCAGGACAGACAATGCACCTGTGGCTGCCATCTCTGATCCTGCCAGACGTTTCTGGGGCGTGCAGTTTCACCCGGAAGTGGTTCATACCCCCAGTGGGCGGCAGATTTTGAAAAATTTTACATTTTCTGTCTGCGGCTGCCATGGATTGTGGACAATGAAATCTTTTATTGATCGCAATGTTGAGGATATAAGAAACCTGGTTGGAGATGAAAAGGTTATCTGCGGGTTGAGCGGCGGGGTTGATTCTTCAGTGGTTGCCATGCTCCTGCACCGTGCTATCGGTGACCAGCTGATCTGTGTTTTTGTTAATAACGGGGTGTTGCGCAAAGATGAGGCAGAGGAAGTCCAACAGCTTTTTGGTGAAAAGCTAAAGCTGAATTTGTCCTATGTCGATGCCAGTGAGCGGTTTTTAAGCCGGCTTGACGGGGTGATGGACCCAGAGGCCAAAAGGAAAATTATCGGCAATGAATTTATCCGCGTTTTTGAAGAGGAGGCCGGCAAACTGGGAAAAATTCGCTTTTTGGCTCAGGGAACGCTCTATCCGGATGTCATCGAAAGTGTATCCTTTAAAGGGCCTTCAGCCGTCATTAAAAGCCACCATAATGTTGGTGGGCTGCCGGAACGTATGCACATGGAGTTGATTGAACCATTGCGTGAGCTGTTCAAAGATGAGGGACGTGAGGTTGGTTGGGAACTCGGATTGCCGGAACAGATGATTAAGCGGCAGCCTTTTCCTGGTCCTGGATTGGCAATCCGTATTATTGGTGCTGTAACTCCTGAGCGTCTGGAAATTCTTCGTGAGGCTGACAGCATAGTTTTGGAAGAAATAACCAGGGCCGGCTTATATGATGAGATATGGCAGGCTTTTGCTGTCTTGGTGCCAGTTAAAACAGTGGGGGTGATGGGTGATGAAAGGACCTATGAAAAAGTGATCGCCATCAGGGCAATTACCAGTGTTGATGGAATGACGGCTGATTGGGCCCGCTTACCACATGATTTACTGGGGCGTTTGTCAAACCGGATTATTAATGAAGTACATGGTGTTAATCGGGTCGTTTATGATATTTCCTCCAAACCTCCTGGAACTATTGAATGGGAATAA